The following nucleotide sequence is from Brassica oleracea var. oleracea cultivar TO1000 unplaced genomic scaffold, BOL UnpScaffold01294, whole genome shotgun sequence.
GGGGAGCATCATCTTGCTTAAATCTTGACATCAAATTCTTCCAAATTGATTCCGCAGTTGACATGAACAATAAGCTCTAGCAATACTCTTGGATACAGAGTTCATGAGCCACGTCGCAACCATATCATTGCAACGAGACCAAGATCCAGAATCGCGACTATCCGAAgggggtttagggattatacCATCCACGAAGCCAAGCTTGTTACGAACGTTGAGCGCCATTCGCACAGATCGTCACCAAGAATGGAAATCCGCACCAGATGTCAATCGATCAGTGACAAGCTTCAAACCAGCGTGATCGGAGTTATGAAGATAGTAGGTGTTTTCGTAGTGATATGTAATCGTCGCCGGAGCTTCGCGATTAGCCATCGGAGAAGAATCAAGCTGAGAGATGGATGAATCGATGATGAAAATGACGAAATCGAGCAGAGAACAACGAATCGGAGCTGGATCAAAGATGAATAGCAactcaaaaaagaagaaaaattccGAGAACGAAGAAACAAGATATGACAATAACGAAAGAGAAGATgataaagagaaaagaagagatgTGAATGAGAAAAAGATCGATGATGGAAGCACTCATGATCGagatagctctgataccatatcaaGATTCACGAGAGAGATGAGGAGAAGACGATGAAAGTTTGTTATGAATGTACATTTCTCATTAACTTACTCTGTACAATACGTTTCCGTATATAAAGACTATACAAAGCTATCTTACGCAGTATNNNNNNNNNNNNNNNNNNNNNNNNNNNNNNNNNNNNNNNNNNNNNNNNNNNNNNNNNNNNNNNNNNNNNNNNNNNNNNNNNNNNNNNNNNNNNNNNNNNNttttttttaaaatagaatgattttatttcataacatgaaagtacacaattttttttttttaaaaaagacatTACAACATATTGAAAATACAAATTCTATTCATAAACTTGAAAAACCCGATTAGTCGAAATCTTcatttgttccaaatttttgccagatgttctcaaccaaatcagctttcaattgttgatgtattTTGGGATCACGGACTCGATTCTGAATGCTCATCATATTCCCAAGATTTGAAGGCATTTTGATGTAAAATCAAAATCCACTTGTGAACTTCGGTTTGAATCCGGTTATTGGAAAACTGATACATCAaactgagtgtatccatctcgtccgtcttctactatcatattatgcagaatgatacatgctctcattatctttccaatttttattttatcccacAAAAGGGTTGGATTTTTTACTATGgaaaatcgagcttgcaataccccgaaagcacgctcgacatctttacgtATAGCTTCTTGTTGTTTAGCGAATAAGGATGCTTTCGGACCTTCTGgaagtggaatagattggacaaaagtagcccattttggataaataccatatgtgagatagtaagccaaatggtactcaTGTCCATTGACAATGTAATTCActtttggagctcgaccttgaaatatatcatcaaaaattggtgatcgatcaagaatatcgATATCGTTTAATGGATtagaggtccaaaaaacgcatgccatagcCTCTTAAACAATTGTTGGCTTTTCTGATCCACGtgtatattgacctttccatgcggtcagacaattcttccactcccaatgcatgcagtcgatgcttcctatcatcccgagAAATCCgcgtatctctccaatatcgagtagtcgttgaagatcttctggcgtgggtcttcttagatactcatctccaaataaatNNNNNNNNNNNNNNNNNNNNNNNNNNNNNNNNNTAAAAGTGCGGTGgtttcaccaagtcggaggtattcgtcgaccacATCAGCTGGACAACCATATGCCATCATACGAATTGCTGCCGTTGCCTTTTGTAACGAAGAGTGACCTAACCTTCCagtagcatctcttctttgttgaaagtatGGTATTTCagcggagagtcgatcaacaatacgcatAAACAAGGGCTTGTTCATGCGAAAACGGCGTCGAAACATGTGAGACGGATATGTTGCATCTTCACTAAAATAGTCGTTCCATAACTGTATGTGTCCTTGTTCTCGTTGTCTTTCAATGTAAGCTCGTTTATTTTTTGATCTTGATGCTTCTTGATGATTTCCAGCCCGAGTGCGGAGATTATCGAATTGTTGATCGAAAATATGATCAAACTTTTCATCCGTCATTTAAGAAAGAAATGTGAAGAATAAATTTTAAAGAGATGTGAAAAAAAATAAGGAGAAGAAACAATCGAGccttgttgttgttttgtttgctCGGTACAAGttataaagaaaacaagaaggAGATGAAACAATttggtcgactctctctctcgtgTTGTTGTGttgatttataaagaaaacatatcatACAAGTAGTCTACTAACTCATTACATGGCCCATATACTCACGAGATACAACAAGACATCACTTTGATCAATTTATCTTTAGTAGTAGATGCTCCACACCATTTCTGCTCATGGCGAAGCTCCAACCATGCATGCTCAAGTGTGAACTTCACCTTATAATCATTGAAGAAAATCACATGAGCCATTTTCATGACATCACTATCATTCTGGCCGCTTGATTTCTCTTTTGTTGCAGCCTCATAACACCCAACAAACTTACAGACGCCTTCATTAATCTTGCCCCACCTTTGTTTGCAGTGAGTTGGCTCTCTCTTTTGCATTCCAGAAAGTTTTGGACTTGCTGCAACGTAAGCTGCAATTCGTTTCCAAAACGCAATTGCTTTTTGCTCATTACTCACAACCGGATCTTTTGAagtgttcaaccaagcactgatgAGCACCATGTCCTCTGTTGGTGTCCACTTCCGCCTCTCTTTGCGGTCTTCCACGATGTGAGCTTCCAAGGTTGCATCTTCAGCCCATTGTGTACCATCAAAAGAGACATTCGCGGGAGAGAGTTGTAAACTAGGCTGAGTGTTTTGTTGTTGATTGTTTAAGAGGTCTAGAAAGCTAGAAGATTGAGAATATGAATCCATAGAAGTGTTTATGGATTCGCAGGAAATAGAAAAGGGGTAGAAAATAGGAAAGAAGCAGGAATTGAGTTGTTTAAACGTGTGAGAAGTTTAAGCCTATTGTTCAGATTTTAAAGCAACTTTAACATTTTAGTTGTTGAAGtaacttaatttatgtgtaaatGGCAATGAATGTTTTTACCTAATACTAAAACAATCACGACAACTAAATGCAAATCACATCATCACAACTAACAGATACCATTATACTTAACTCCATTTAATTCCCAACCTAATCAATATCTAACAAAGCATTAAAAGAGAAGTCTATTTACCTTTTGCAAACTGCAGTGAAAGAGGGATGCCTTGTTGATGCTGAGTCCGTAATGAATGAAAAGAATCCGCGGATCACCAACCCCTTAAACAACCAACAAAGAAAGTTAAAGACAAATGGAATAAACCGTTGACTCTAAAGAAAGTTACAGACAAATTACCTTCTATTGTGGCTCTGACTAGTATCACAAGTGATGAGAGGATAGAAACGTCTCCACGAGAACACCTTCTCGCTATCAATTGCTGAAACCACAACACAAAAAATTAGTTAAAGGAGAAGAACAAATgccttgaaaaaaataaaagaatcttTTGCTTCTTGTGAGCATTAATGAAGTCTCAAAGTATGAATTTATCTGCTAGTGCAGTACTGATATACAATCAAACTGGTGCCCACTGATCTAGAGAAGTGAATGTAACATACTTAGAAAACTGCAATAGGAGTAAAGGGTAATAAATTCAAGTAATCCTCAAAACCAAAGTTATCAATGGCTCCTGTGTAGACTTCTAAACCTATGatcgtcttcttcatctcctcgtTCGATCTCTTTCcttgaaaaaaatgattgatATTATTAATAAGAGCTTATGTAATTGAGAAATCTAGTAACAACGAATCAAAGCAACACATAAGAGAAGAAGTAATCAACTAATCAAGCTTACTTAACCACCACTGGTCAAGAACAAATCTTTCAAAAATCGTTGATGCATGCAACATCAATACAAGTCTAAACACTGATAAACAACATTCCTTTGATAGATCCATTCCATACACAACAAACTCAGCTTCTAAGCAATaccataaacaaaatcaaaaaagaaaaaaaggtgaGAGCTTTCTTCACTTATGGgtcgaagaaaaaaaagataagatcaTCAGCTTCGTCTTTCAATCCATCTTCGACTTCTTCCATTTCTCtatcttttattcttcttttgagGCTCTTCGGCGAAAAACATAATCGATGATGTTGAATccagagagagaagatgagtgATCGAGATTGGATCAAAATCGCCCGACGGATTGTAACACCGACGAGGAGGAGAcgacataaataattttttggatcaaaatcgCCAGAGATAGAAGATTGCATGATCgattggaggaggaggagaaataATGATTTTCGGATTTCTTCCCCCACGAAGAGGGAGACGACATAAATGCTCGGTCCAATACCAGGCTGACACGTACCAGGTTCTTACTGATTCTTAAAGTCTCATTTCTATCACCGGTTCTCTTGTTTATTagcatttttgatttatttttttggtccaAAAGCAAGAGAACCCCCTTTAAGAGACATGGATGGAGGTGGTCTTAGTATCAGTCACCAGTAAAAAGTATATGGCTTTTTAACCGGAATATTGTGGATGGACACTCACAGGTAGTACCGTAGTAGTAGTACTCCCTTGTGCATGAAAAAATGACggaaaacattaaatattttacaattctATCTCAAAAGAGTTTGATGTGTTTAATTATGCGAAGGATACAATTGAGggggttttaagtttttttctacGTTAATAATTCCATGTTTATATATGGAAAAATGTGAAACTGACTAACTGAGAATGGTATATAGTATTTTCCTTTGTACTACTTTATtcgaaatataaataaacacaaagttgttttttcaataaatagatACACAAGTTTTCTATAAagaaatttaattgttttcttgAAACTAGATAACATTCAGTAACTACTCGGTAAAACATAACGTTGTACTTAAAACTAATTTGCAACGGAATTAACTGAGTatgcttttgtaaaaaaaaaaatttcaaaaatttaatgtagCTAAATAACATATGACTATTTACATTTCAAGCAAAGTCAAATGAGAAATGGAGTTAGGCGAGTTCGGGACTTTGCTTTTGAATTTGTAGCacattttgttttatgattgaaGGGTGGTCATAGAGACGTCTTCCTCTATCTATCACCATGACTTCTACGCCTATATTTACACAAACGGTAAGACTTTTATGAGTTATTTTCAACAAAACTTTATTGCACGTTGgagttaataataaaacaagattaGTACGAGAAAAGTGTAATACTTGGATATTTTGGTTGAAACTCGCCTTAAGAATTATATAATACTTGCAATATTTGCcataagaagaaaacaaatctttgaaaaaaaaaacaatgcaatctcttcttttcttctgtGAGAGGGAGAAATTGCCACAGGTCCAGATGATGTACTCACTGATTCCGTTGTAAAAAACGTTACACGGTGTTTTCTTTATGtatcttgaaataaaaatattacattatataaaaccCCTATACTATATATTGTACGCTGTTAATGAGATATTGTTTTTAAGTCAAGTTCCatgaatgatatatatttttttgtaacttatgatataattttttgacaAAGGGAAGTTCTATGATACTTATAAAACATGTAGCGAAAAAAAGTAGTTTAAACAATTCTTatcacaaaacatataaaatatatcaaaaggaTATACCGACTACTGAGAGAAGAAAATGTAACATATCAACTAATGATAAAAAATTCGAACCAATAAACCATACGAAGACAAAAGCATCAGCCTATACATTTTGATGCATCCATGTCATAGCGATCCACTCTATCAAAGGAgggttaaaaaaatattaaaattataaactaaagtAAAAGGAGTTTAAGTAATGCAAGTAAACACAGTATTGTATTACACAAAGACGTATAAACAGTAGCATCCATAGTTCTTGGGAAAGCTACACTCTCGATTAAGTGTATGTACCTGAGAAGCGAATCAAATTTCGATGTCTTTATGAGACACTTGTCTGCTGTAACGTTCAGCTTAGGACCAAAACACACACAAGCGAGGACGTGTCAACTTTATTCGAATATAGGTTAGATTTGGGTTGTATAAGTATCTTCGACTTTTAGTGaagaaaaaacatgtttttttctaaCACCCGATCCAGTAAATTGTTACATCGACTAAAACTTTGATTATATGACAGCCCACAGAAACTGATGaactacaaaaattatatatatatatatatatatatatatatatatatataacgtttTTATATTGACATTAATAAGACCGgtcgattttatattggtttatTTGCTGAAAGAATATTTCTGTTTATTTCAACAACAAAATAACACATCCCGGAAAACTAAACTTGCATCAGTTTgattatgaccaaacaaaaaaaaagcagaagTCAAACAAAAGTCCAGTTTTGATGCCGAAACGTTTTGAGTTTAGCAAACcaatcaaaaaatttgacaggTTATTTGCTGAAACTACGACACGTTTAAAGAacttgaacaacaacaaaaatatgaccaaaatataaatgatttttttgaaaataaatataaatgaaattttttgcATCTTTATGTTGTAATTGACTCACCGTTCAAGTTTGATTAGCGTGTNNNNNNNNNNNNNNNNNNNNNNNNNNNNNNNNNNNNNNNNNNNNNNNNNNNNNNNNNNNNNNNNNNNNNNNNNNNNNNNNNNNNNNNNNNNNNNNNNNNNNNNNNNNNNNNNNNNNNNNNNNNNNNNNNNNNNNNNNNNNNNNNNNNNNNNNNNNNNNNNNNNNNNNNNNNNNNNNNNNNNNNNNNNNNNNNNNNNNNNNNNNNNNNNNNNNNNNNNNNNNNNNNNNNNNNNNNNNNNNNNNNNNNNNNNNNNNNNNNNNNNNNNNNNNNNNNNNNNNNNNNNNNNNNNNNNNNNNNNNNNNNNNNNNNNNNNNNNNNNNNNNNNNNNNNNNNNNNNNNNNNNNNNNNNNNNNNNNNNNNNNNNNNNNNNNNNNNNNNNNNNNNNNNNNNNNNNNNNNNNNNNNNNNNNNNNNNNNNNNNNNNNNNNNNNNNNNNNNNNNNNNNNNNNNNNNNNNNNNNNNNNNNNNNNNNNNNNNNNNNNNNNNNNNNNNNNNNNNNNNNNNNNNNNNNNNNNNNNNNNNNNNNNNNNNNNNNNNNNNNNNNNNNNNNNNNNNNNNNNNNNNNNNNNNNNNNNNNNNNNNNNNNNNNNNNNNNNNNNNNNNNNNNNNNNNNNNNNNNNNNNNNNNNNNNNNNNNNNNNNNNNNNNNNNNNNNNNNNNNNNNNNNNNNNNNNNNNNNNNNNNNNNNNNNNNNNNNNNNNNNNNNNNNNNNNNNNNNNNNNNNNNNNNNNNNNNNNNNNNNNNNNNNNNNNNNNNNNNNNNNNNNNNNNNNNNNNNNNNNNNNNNNNNNNNNNNNNNNNNNNNNNNNNNNNNNNNNNNNNNNNNNNNNNNNNNNNNNNNNNNNNNNNNNNNNNNNNNNNNNNNNNNNNNNNNNNNNNNNNNNNNNNNNNNNNNNNNNNNNNNNNNNNNNNNNNNNNNNNNNNNNNNNNNNNNNNNNNNNNNNNNNNNNNNNNNNNNNNNNNNNNNNNNNNNNNNNNNNNNNNNNNNNNNNNNNNNNNNNNNNNNNNNNNNNNNNNNNNNNNNNNNNNNNNNNNNNNNNNNNNNNNNNNNNNNNNNNNNNNNNNNNNNNNNNNNNNNNNNNNNNNNNNNNNNNNNNNNNNNNNNNNNNNNNNNNNNNNNNNNNNNNNNNNNNNNNNNNNNNNNNNNNNNNNNNNNNNNNNNNNNNNNNNNNNNNNNNNNNNNNNNNNNNNNNNNNNNNNNNNNNNNNNNNNNNNNNNNNNNNNNNNNNNNNNNNNNNNNNNNNNNNNNNNNNNNNNNNNNNNNNNNNNNNNNNNNNNNNNNNNNNNNNNNNNNNNNNNNNNNNNNNNNNNNNNNNNNNNNNNNNNNNNNNNNNNNNNNNNNNNNNNNNNNNNNNNNNNNNNNNNNNNNNNNNNNNNNNNNNNNNNNNNNNNNNNNNNNNNNNNNNNNNNNNNNNNNNNNNNNNNNNNNNNNNNNNNNNNNNNNNNNNNNNNNNNNNNNNNNNNNNNNNNNNNNNNNNNNNNNNNNNNNNNNNNNNNNNNNNNNNNNNNNNNNNNNNNNNNNNNNNNNNNNNNNNNNNNNNNNNNNNNNNNNNNNNNNNNNNNNNNNNNNNNNNNNNNNNNNNNNNNNNNNNNNNNNNNNNNNNNNNNNNNNNNNNNNNNNNNNNNNNNNNNNNNNNNNNNNNNNNNNNNNNNNNNNNNNNNNNNNNNNNNNNNNNNNNNNNNNNNNNNNNNNNNNNNNNNNNNNNNNNNNNNNNNNNNNNNNNNNNNNNNNNNNNNNNNNNNNNNNNNNNNNNNNNNNNNNNNNNNNNNNNNNNNNNNNNNNNNNNNNNNNNNNNNNNNNNNNNNNNNNNNNNNNNNNNNNNNNNNNNNNNNNNNNNNNNNNNNNNNNNNNNNNNNNNNNNNNNNNNNNNNNNNNNNNNNNNNNNNNNNNNNNNNNNNNNNNNNNNNNNNNNNNNNNNNNNNNNNNNNNNNNNNNNNNNNNNNNNNNNNNNNNNNNNNNNNNNNNNNNNNNNNNNNNNNNNNNNNNNNNNNNNNNNNNNNNNNNNNNNNNNNNNNNNNNNNNNNNNNNNNNNNNNNNNNNNNNNNNNNNNNNNNNNNNNNNNNNNNNNNNNNNNNNNNNNNNNNNNNNNNNNNNNNNNNNNNNNNNNNNNNNNNNNNNNNNNNNNNNNNNNNNNNNNNNNNNNNNNNNNNNNNNNNNNNNNNNNNNNNNNNNNNNNNNNNNNNNNNNNNNNNNNNNNNNNNNNNNNNNNNNNNNNNNNNNNNNNNNNNNNNNNNNNNNNNNNNNNNNNNNNNNNNNNNNNNNNNNNNNNNNNNNNNNNNNNNNNNNNNNNNNNNNNNNNNNNNNNNNNNNNNNNNNNNNNNNNNNNNNNNNNNNNNNNNNNNNNNNNNNNNNNNNNNNNNNNNNNNNNNNNNNNNNNNNNNNNNNNNNNNNNNNNNNNNNNNNNNNNNNNNNNNNNNNNNNNNNNNNNNNNNNNNNNNNNNNNNNNNNNNNNNNNNNNNNNNNNNNNNNNNNNNNNNNNNNNNNNNNNNNNNNNNNNNNNNNNNNNNNNNNNNNNNNNNNNNNNNNNNNNNNNNNNNNNNNNNNNNNNNNNNNNNNNNNNNNNNNNNNNNNNNNNNNNNNNNNNNNNNNNNNNNNNNNNNNNNNNNNNNNNNNNNNNNNNNNNNNNNNNNNNNNNNNNNNNNNNNNNNNNNNNNNNNNNNNNNNNNNNNNNNNNNNNNNNNNNNNNNNNNNNNNNNNNNNNNNNNNNNNNNNNNNNNNNNNNNNNNNNNNNNNNNNNNNNNNNNNNNNNNNNNNNNNNNNNNNNNNNNNNNNNNNNNNNNNNNNNNNNNNNNNNNNNNNNNNNNNNNNNNNNNNNNNNNNNNNNNNNNNNNNNNNNNNNNNNNNNNNNNNNNNNNNNNNNNNNNNNNNNNNNNNNNNNNNNNNNNNNNNNNNNNNNNNNNNNNNNNNNNNNNNNNNNNNNNNNNNNNNNNNNNNNNNNNNNNNNNNNNNNNNNNNNNNNNNNNNNNNNNNNNNNNNNNNNNNNNNNNNNNNNNNNNNNNNNNNNNNNNNNNNNNNNNNNNNNNNNNNNNNNNNNNNNNNNNNNNNNNNNNNNNNNNNNNNNNNNNNNNNNNNNNNNNNNNNNNNNNNNNNNNNNNNNNNNNNNNNNNNNNNNNNNNNNNNNNNNNNNNNNNNNNNNNNNNNNNNNNNNNNNNNNNNNNNNNNNNNNNNNNNNNNNNNNNNNNNNNNNNNNNNNNNNNNNNNNNNNNNNNNNNNNNNNNNNNNNNNNNNNNNNNNNNNNNNNNNNNNNNNNNNNNNNNNNNNNNNNNNNNNNNNNNNNNNNNNNNNNNNNNNNNNNNNNNNNNNNNNNNNNNNNNNNNNNNNNNNNNNNNNNNNNNNNNNNNNNNNNNNNNNNNNNNNNNNNNNNNNNNNNNNNNNNNNNNNNNNNNNNNNNNNNNNNNNNNNNNNNNNNNNNNNNNNNNNNNNNNNNNNNNNNNNNNNNNNNNNNNNNNNNNNNNNNNNNNNNNNNNNNNNNNNNNNNNNNNNNNNNNNNNNNNNNNNNNNNNNNNNNNNNNNNNNNNNNNNNNNNNNNNNNNNNNNNNNNNNNNNNNNNNNNNNNNNNNNNNNNNNNNNNNNNNNNNNNNNNNNNNNNNNNNNNNNNNNNNNNNNNNNNNNNNNNNNNNNNNNNNNNNNNNNNNNNNNNNNNNNNNNNNNNNNNNNNNNNNNNNNNNNNNNNNNNNNNNNNNNNtctctctctctcaaattcaAACATTACTCTATTTCTTGTTCATCATAATCTTCATTTTCTCTCAAGAATAACAAAAAGGTTTAATTATGTTCGACAAActcatatataaaacaatagaaaacaCAGGGAAAAGAGCTAAttagttaacaaaaatataaaacgaaATTAGAAAAAGGATTAACGATCAACATAAAAAGATCTTTACAATCTATCAAAatcatcagaagaagaagaagaagaagaagaagtttacaaaaaaaaaaaaaaaatcatcagaaGAACCAAGAGTAGAACCCACAATCTTTTTAACTTACACGCTAGAAATCTGTCATATTCATATGCAAAGCGTCTTTCCTTTTGTGTCCAATTTGATGCGACATAACACAAAAACCTTCAACCAAAAAATCTCTATTAGACACACCAATCCCAAAATCGAATAAAACAATAAACGTATAGGGGCTATAGGTAAGACTATAAAAGGGAAGAGGGAatgtttttcatgtttttgtatcTCTGACTGATGGATCCGTTTTCAGAACAATTCTAATCTATTTGTATtggttcttaaaaataaatcaactcTAAATAGTGTTTAAGTTTTACTATAATCATTTATTAAGAGTAAAATGAACTGATGAaccaaatatatgaaataataaaaatggttattttattttt
It contains:
- the LOC106321188 gene encoding glutathione S-transferase T3-like, producing MDSYSQSSSFLDLLNNQQQNTQPSLQLSPANVSFDGTQWAEDATLEAHIVEDRKERRKWTPTEDMVLISAWLNTSKDPVVSNEQKAIAFWKRIAAYVAASPKLSGMQKREPTHCKQRWGKINEGVCKFVGCYEAATKEKSSGQNDSDVMKMAHVIFFNDYKVKFTLEHAWLELRHEQKWCGASTTKDKLIKVMSCCIS